A portion of the Fulvia fulva chromosome 1, complete sequence genome contains these proteins:
- a CDS encoding Cell fusion protein cfr1 — translation MLVSLTVGKVDAGVAVLLTEDKRLIEFPSILLPADIHSGSIVDINVARNQHAELIADQKFNSLQTDIFETFGTRSPSPPVLRCRNATQTSVVLEWDPIDLATAEMRSLSLYRNGTKAGNIPRDKLSTKISGLALDTEYTFHLVLRTSAGQYSSEKLTVKTHKMTDLSGITVTPGVMNNQLKDSLAETVNRIGAKIIDSVRIDTTHFVCTEARGQAWEKAVEMNVPVVVPDWIKGCEREGKIVGVRGYYLDADPKLRQMGPSTHQQRGSVSSATAPPHRDSPRIEHTPPTPERPTHGNREQEAPTSPAEPPTPPPKTVDQRLAEESTEQDGHSFGGSTLNEKPVAADDSDDESDGTETLSRDVEKAKIEDDQDDEDDEDDGPAPSKGKSPAEPTTPGQKDDEFSEVQL, via the exons ATGCTCGTCTCTCTCACCGTCGGCAAAGTCGATGCCGGCGTTGCTGTCCTGCTCACGGAGGACAAGCGCCTG ATCGAGTTCCCTTCCATCCTCCTACCAGCAGACATTCACTCCGGCAGCATTGTCGACATCAACGTAGCACGCAACCAACACGCCGAGCTCATCGCCGACCAGAAGTTCAACTCCCTCCAGACAGACATCTTCGAGACCTTCGGCACCAGATCGCCCTCTCCCCCCGTCTTGAGATGCAGGAACGCTACGCAGACCAGCGTCGTGCTGGAATGGGATCCTATCGATCTTGCGACCGCTGAGATGCGCAGCTTGAGTCTATACAGGAACGGCACAAAGGCAGGAAACATTCCACGAGACAAGCTCAGCACCAAGATCAGTGGGCTCGCATTGGACACCGAGTACACCTTTCATCTGGTATTACGCACGAGCGCCGGGCAGTACTCGTCGGAGAAGCTTACAGTCAAGACGCACAAGATGACGGATCTCAGTGGTATTACCGTGACACCGGGTGTCATGAACAACCAGCTCAAGGACAGCTTGGCAGAGACCGTCAATCGCATTGGCGCGAAGATCATCGACTCGGTCCGCATTGATACCACACACTTCGTCTGCACTGAAGCTAGGGGTCAGGCATGGGAGAAGGCTGTAGAGATGAACGTGCCGGTGGTGGTACCCGACTGGATCAAAGGCTGCGAACGAGAGGGCAAGATTGTCGGCGTCAGAGGATACTACTTGGATGCAGATCCTAAGCTGAGGCAAATGGGACCCAGCACACATCAGCAGCGAGGAAGTGTGTCGAGTGCGACCGCACCGCCGCATCGCGATAGTCCGCGGATCGAGCATACTCCACCAACGCCAGAACGTCCGACCCACGGGAACAGAGAGCAGGAAGCACCGACATCCCCAGCGGAGCCGCCAACACCACCTCCCAAGACAGTCGATCAGCGTCTTGCAGAGGAGTCGACGGAGCAGGACGGGCACTCGTTCGGAGGCAGCACGTTGAACGAGAAGCCAGTGGCTGCAGACGATTCGGACGACGAGTCAGACGGAACAGAAACGCTGTCGAGGGATGTAGAAAAAGCGAAGATAGAGGACGATCAGGATGACGAGGATGACGAGGACGATGGGCCGGCTCCATCGAAAGGCAAGTCTCCAGCAGAACCTACAACTCCTGGCCAGAAGGACGATGAGTTCAGCGAAGTCCAGCTGTAG
- a CDS encoding Metallothionein expression activator, protein MGPGSNPMGGATVFDRRPNAPDLPAVQLPPPQFHSMNPFHKPAYQPSTTLTSVGNLLTPPSNSSADGISPSSGISSSAPLSSHGAVQAYTPNGTGGMWPPPSTTGSTPYGYQSSGTPVSFPSGRALFSPSLNSIVGGTRSPAASDSLPPPPFEIPQYSQSMPMSAPTSYSQHQGYNPGVHGQHTPVSAPVTQASPVSAQDAFARPPPTPTYYTQQQSSTSSQHGYSYSGPSPVQQSPMTSNPLKMSPVNQHGSIPPLQSHSTQQYSQHRPYSYPMNQPVLSNVANPNGQLTLVGGGMPHGMMQGFNSGHAQPNAQNDRPFRCDQCPQSFNRNHDLKRHKRIHLAVKPFPCGHCDKSFSRKDALKRHVLVKGCGNKTASTAEVKEIDPSQSPEPKSESTGHSPHQ, encoded by the exons ATGGGACCTGGCTCTAACCCCATGGGTGGCGCGACCGTCTTCGACCGCCGACCAAATGCTCCCGATCTGCCGGCAGTCCAACTACCCCCACCGCAGTTCCATTCCATGAATCCTTTCCACAAGCCTGCCTACCAACCATCAACCACTCTGACCAGCGTTGGAAACCTGTTGACACCTCCAAGCAACAGCTCGGCCGACGGTATCAGTCCAAGCTCGGGCATCTCAAGCAGCGCACCCCTCTCGAGCCACGGCGCAGTACAAGCATATACACCAAACGGTACTGGTGGCATGTGGCCTCCTCCGTCCACCACTGGCTCTACACCCTACGGCTATCAGTCCTCCGGTACACCAGTGTCATTCCCTTCAGGGCGTGCGTTGTTCTCTCCATCACTGAATTCCATTGTCGGCGGGACCAGATCGCCTGCTGCCAGCGACAGCCTTCCGCCACCACCATTCGAGATTCCTCAGTACTCGCAGTCAATGCCAATGTCTGCTCCAACATCTTACAGCCAACACCAGGGCTATAATCCTGGGGTCCATGGACAACACACACCCGTGTCAGCTCCTGTAACTCAGGCCTCTCCGGTCAGCGCCCAAGATGCATTCGCCCGGCCTCCACCAACACCGACCTACTACACACAACAACAATCATCCACCTCCTCGCAACACGGATACTCATACTCTGGACCTTCACCCGTACAGCAAAGTCCAATGACCAGCAACCCGCTCAAGATGTCTCCGGTGAATCAACATGGGTCCATCCCACCCCTTCAATCACACTCGACACAGCAGTACAGCCAACACAGGCCATACAGCTACCCAATGAACCAGCCAGTGCTCTCCAATGTGGCCAACCCAAATGGACAGCTTACGTTGGTCGGGGGTGGCATGCCACACGGCATGATGCAAGGCTTTAACAGTGGACACGCA CAGCCAAATGCACAGAACGACAGACCTTTCCGATGCGACCAGTGCCCCCAGAGCTTCAACAGAAATCACGATTTGAAACGACACAAGAGAATTCACCTGGCTGTAAAGCCATTCCCGTGCGGTCACTGCGACAAGAGCTTCTCGCGTAAGGATGCTCTCAAG CGACATGTACTCGTGAAGGGATGCGGAAACAAGACGGCATCCACAGCAGAGGTGAAGGAGATTGATCCCAGCCAGTCTCCGGAGCCTAAGAGCGAAAGCACAGGTCACAGTCCACATCAATGA